From Paenibacillus sp. PL2-23:
CTATTTTCCGGAAGATTGCCAAGGCTGTTTGCTTGACCTTATCCTCTAAGGCCGAATCCTCTATTAATCGAACGATGTCCTTATACGCGCGATGATCATGGTGATGGTGGTGGCTGTGCGTATGCTCGTGACTGTGCCCATGATCATGGTGATGGCTGTGCGTATGCTCGTGACTGTGCCCATGATCATGGTGATGGCTGTGCGTATGCTCGTGACTGTGCCCATGATCATGGTGGTGGCTGTGCGTATGCTCGTGACTGTGCGCATGATCATGGTGGTGGCTATGCTCATGCTTTTGAGCATCCTTGTTCGCCTGTTGAAGGAGCTCGACATCAAATTTGACTGCCGTAATGCCATTTTTGACGACCGTATCACGCTTAAGCTTGAATTCGTCACTGATCTGAAGCTTATTCAGCTCCTCCTGAAGCAGGCTCAAGCTGCCGCCGGCATCCAGCAGCGCACCAATAAACATATCTCCGCTGATGCCGGAGAAGCAGTCGATATATAAGGTTTTCATGCTAAGCGTTCCCCCTGTGTATAAGCTGATGGATCAGCGCAGCATTGTAGCCGCCTCCAAAACCGTTATCGATATTAACAACGCTAATGCCTGAAGCGCAGGAATTAAGCATGGTCAGCAGCGCCGACAGGCCATTAAAGCTGGCTCCATAGCCTACACTTGTCGGAACGGCAATGACCGGATGCGCCACCAAGCCTCCCACTACGCTGGCAAGCGCGCCTTCCATGCCGGCCACGACAACAGAAACCGTCGCTTGCTGAATATCCTCAGCATGATGCAGCAAACGATGAATACCTGCAACTCCGACGTCATAGAAGCGATGCACCTTGCTGCCCAGCACTTCGGCGGTAACCGCTGCCTCCTCCGCGACGCTTATATCGGATGTCCCTGCTGCGATCACGGCAATATATCCTTTTCGGTCGACGCCTGCTTGTTCGGAGTTCTTCCAATAGAGAAGCCTGGAGGTGTTGTCATATACATAGCTCGGACACACGTTTTGAATGGCTTCCGCTTTATCTGGCGTAATACGAGTTATGAGCACCTCGTTGTTCTGTGCTTGCAGCGCTCTCGCAATGCCAATAATCTGCTCCGCTGTTTTATTCTCCCCGTACACAATCTCAGGGAAGCCTTGCCGTTGCTTCCTATGATGGTCAACCTTCGCGAAGCCAAGGTTTTCGAACGGGGCCAGCTGCTTGGTTGCGTCCTCGACACTCATGCTTCCGTTCTGCACCTGTCTCAAAATATTTTCCAACACGATGTTTCACCTCATAGCGTTACGAGTGGTCTAGCATTAGAATAAAGGGGTTAGGCTAGCCGCCAATTCCTCATATTTACGGTAGATCTCTTTGTATTTCCTGCTGACCTCATCATTTGGAAGAACGGCTTGGCCCATCGGTATATTGTGTTTAATATCCTCGAAGCGCTCTTCTGCCCCAATCCCGACTAAAGCCGTCCAAGCTGCGCCCCATGCTGAGCTGTGATGATTTTCGGATACGTAGATTGCAGCGTCAAATACGTCTGCCATCATCTGAAGCCAGATGGGAGAACGGGCTAAGCCCCCGCTTACGTATATTTGCTTCGGAGGACCTGCCAACTTCTCCAGCACTTGACCGATCTGATACAGATTGAAGGTAATGCCTTCCAGAACGGCTCTTACATAATGCGCTTTTGTATGCGTCATCGTCATACCAAAGAAATTGCCTCGCGCTTTTTGATTCCAAAGCGGGGCCCTTTCGCCGTTAATATACGGCAGGAATAACAGCCCCTCGGCCCCCGGAGGAGTATGCTCCGCCTCAGCAAGAAAGCCTTCGTAGCTGCCGGAATCGTTCAGCAGCTGCTTCAACCACTGCAGTGCGATACCGCCATTGTTCGTCGGCCCGCCAATAATGTAGGAGTCCTCTGAAAAGGAATAACAAAACGTCTCTCCCCTTTGACTCACCTTCGCTTCGCGCGAGAACTGCCTGATCGCTCCGCTTGTTCCCACCGTTACGGCCACTTCACCGGCTAAGAGCGCCCCCGTACCCAGATTGGATAACTGGCCGTCGGCAGCTCCGATGACGAAGGGAACCGAAGGGGCGATACCCATTTCCTCTGCGATATCGACCTTAAGCTCTCCCAGCACAGTTGTCGGAGGCACGATTGCAGAGAGCTGATCCACGGAGATTCCCGCAAGCTCCAGCATTTCCTCATCCCACTCCAGAGTGTATGGATTAAATAGTCCCGTTGCCGATGCCATGGAATAATCGATAATTCGTTGTCCAAACCAGCAGTACAGGATATATTCCTTAATGGACATGAAGAACGCGGCCTGACGGTAGGTCTCGATCATTTCCTCTTGCATCCATAGCAGCTTCATGAATGGCGTCATGGGATGGATTGGCGTGCCTGTCTTCGCGTACAAACGGCATCGCTGCTCCTCGGTCATCCGATCCACTTGCTCCGTCCCTCGCCCGTCTGACCAAATGAATGCGGCAGACAACGGCTGTCCCTGTTCATCCACTGGAACCAGCGAGTGCATAGCGGCGGAGAAGCCAACCGCTATGAGATGCTCTCTATCTATAGCTGCCTTGCTGATTGCTTCGTTTACAGCTTGAACCGTCAATCGCTCAATCTTCACGGCATCCTGCTGCACCCAGCCCTGCTGCGGATATTCGGATTCAATCATTCGTTCCGCTTCAGAGACGAGATGACCGACTTTGTTAAATAGACAGGCCTTCACGCTTGTTGTTCCAATATCAAGTCCCATTACGTAGGTTGACATGCGAGTACCTTCCTTTTTTACAAATCAAATAATGAATCCAGCTTACAGGTTAAGAGCTTTGTTCATACTGCCGCTCCTGTAGCCGAGCAGATCCAACGTCACATATTTGTAGCCATATGCCTGCAAACGTTCAACAATGGCTTCATGATTGGACAGCACAGCAGCCATATCACCCGGCTCTACTTCAATGCGCGCAATATCCTGATGCGTCCTCACACGAACCTGGCGAATCTGAAGAGATTTCAAATAAGCCTCAGCCCGCTCCACCTTTTGCAGCTTCTCGTTGGTAATGGTTTCTCCGTAAGCAATCCGTGACGACAGGCAGGCAAAGGAGGGCTTGTTCCACGTCGGGAGCCCAAACGCGCTCGACAGCTCCCGAATCTCCTCCTTGAATAAGCCAGCTTCCAGCAGAGGCCCTCGAATACCTCTTTCCTTGGCGGCCTGCATGCCCGGGCGGTGCTCATTCATATCATCCGCGATGACGCCATAAACAATATTGGAGAAGCCCCTTTCCTCAAGCAAAGGCAGCAAATGATCGAAGAGACTGCTTTTACAGAAATAGCAGCGGTTTTTGTTATTCTCTGCATACCCGGGAATCGCCAGCTCGGAGGTGGAAATGACCTCATGCCGCACCCCGATCAGCTCCGCAAGCCGCTCCGCTTCCTTTAACTCGCTGGTGGGATAGGTCTCGGAATCAGCCGTTACGGCGAGAACATGCTGGGCTCCCAATGTTTCTACGGCAGCCTTCAGCAGGAACGTGCTGTCTACACCTCCGGAGAAAGCGACCACAACGGATCCCATCTCGCGCAGTATCTCCTGCAGCCCAACATATTTATCCCTAGTCATTTTGCAGCCCCTCTCTAGATCGTCATGCTTCCAAAGCCGCCGTCCACACGCACGAGCGTGCCGGTGACAAAGCCCGACGCTTTATCCGACGCAAGCCAAACTGCGGCTCCTTGGAGCTCCTCCGGTGTTCCGAACCGATTCATCGGCGTATGTCTCATAATGGAGGCGACTCGATCCTCGCTCAATATCTTGCGGTTCTGTTCAGCTGGGAAAAATCCAGGTATAATCGCATTCACACGAACGCCCTGCTCCGCAAATTCGCGGGCAAGAAATTGCGTGACACTGTTCAAGCCTGCTTTGGAAACGGAATAGGTAAACACCCTGGACAATGGCGTTGTCGATGATACAGATGAGATATTAATAATGCTGCCTCTTCGCCCTTGCTCAATCATACGTTTGGCGAAAACCTGGCAAGTAAGGACGACCCCCTTCAGGTTGACGTCCATAATGTCATCCCACTCCTCCATTTCCAGCTCAAAGAACGGAGTTGGGCTGTTTTTGCCTGGTGCGTTCACCAAGATGTCGCAGCCTCCCGCCCAGTCTTCGATTGCCAAGGACAATTGTCCAAGCGACTCCTTGGAGCCGACATCGGCTTGGAAGGCCTGGGCGCTTCCTCCCGCAGCAGCTATTTCCTCTGCCACCGCTACCGCCTTTTCGTAATTCCGTCCTACGATTGCGACCTGCGCTCCGTGAGCAGCCAAGCCTGCCGCCATGGAAGAGCCCAGCACCCCGTTACCGCCCACTACAACAGCCGTTTTACCTGTCAAATCAAACAAATTCACCATTTCGCATTTCCCCCGCTATCTTTAGAATAAGTTGCCTTCTTGATTGAATTCCAATTCATAACAATCCTGAATAACTTCCATTTTCGGATGCCGCCGCACCTCGTCCAGCAGCGCTTCAGACACTTCAATCACGCCAAGCTCCAGCGTATTTTTGATCCGTACCATTCTGACTTGCTCGAAATGCAAAATATTACAAGTTTTAATGGAGGCCTGAATCGTCTCCCTGTCATTAGGCAAAGTCGTGGCAATTTTGGTTGGCGCAACGACAGTGGATGTCAAGCCGTTCGCATACGTTTTCTCGCGGTCCATTTTATCGACCAGCCGTTGCGTCGTGAAATCCGCTGTCCCAACGCCGTTAGCGTTGCCTTCGCTTTGCGGGGTCACATCCAGCACGGCCATTTTGTTCACATCGGGACCACCATGCGCATACGGAGTGGGATAACGTCCCGTAATGTTAGGATCCATACCGTCGCCGCTAATGTTTTTGCCAATCTCATCGATAATGAGAACATCAAGCTGGTCAAAATACAGCTTTGGAAGCAATACCTTGGCCTTAACGAGCAGGGCCGGCTCGTATTCTACAATTTCCTCCGGCGTCATCGTTTCGATGATGGCTACTTTGTCGAAAGCGTTCTCCACTGAGGCGACTCCGAACAGGAGCGGCTTATGCGCCATAATCATCTTGGCCATCGCCGGAACATTCTCAGCCATGTATTTAAAGCCGAGCTGATGACAAGCCTCCGCGCCTTTCTGCTTGCCAAGTCCAATGCTAATCATCTTCATCATGCCGCTTTCAACCGTGCCTCGAAACGCGGTATGAGGCTTGATTCGATTGATAACAACCATACCGTCCGCAGCCGCGGCGAATTGATCCACATACACAGGCAATCCATTAGGCAGCTCCCCGATCTGTACGACCTCCATCGAGGATCTGATCTCGCAGCCAACCGTCTCTCTTGTAATCCCTAGATGCGCCAGCACCTCTCGCTGACCCTCAGCTGTCGCTCCGCCATGGCTTCCCATGCTTGGCACGATAAAGGGCTTTGCACCAGCGTCTTGCAGGAACTTCACTGTAACAGCCGTAATCTCTACAAGCCGGTCAAGTCCTCTGCTGCCCACGGCAATGGCGATTTCCATACCAGGCCATATTTTTTCTGAAATGGCATTGCGTTGCAGCTTGGGCAGCAGCTCGGCTGCCAGATCCTCGATCTTGGTCTCGTCGAAATTCACTTTAACCTTGGCCATCCTTGGAATTGGAATATCCTTCACAAGCTCCTGCAGAATCCCCATTATACGCTCTCGCTCCCTTTCATGTCCGCATCTCATAATTAATTCGTTTACTAAACTAATTAAATATAGTATAAATGTATCAACACTCAATTTTTTTGTCAATTCTATCTTTAGGCCAATGGAGGATTATACATTGATGGCTACAGGCGATGCTTCCTATATCAAAAAAATGAATCGCTCCCTGATCATAAAACATATTTTGCAAGAGGGGATGATCTCCCGCGCTGAACTGGCCAAAGCCACCAACTTAACGCGAGCAACCATCTCAGCTCAGGTCTCCGATCTGCTTGATGAAGGGTTGGTCATTGAAAAAAATACGGAATACAACCTTGTGGGCCGCAAGCCGATTATGCTCTCCATCCATGCAGAGGCGGGTTATGCCCTGGGCATCGATCTGGAGCGAAATCGGATCTCGTTCGCCTTGGCCAATCTGCAAGGCTCCATCGTTGCAACGGAGACGATTCCATTAGAATCCACCATGTATGAGCATATTCTGAAGCAGCTCCTCGCTTCAATTCGAGCCTACCAAGAACGGTACGCCTCCTGCAGGTACGGTATTATTGGCATTGTGATTGGCATACACGGTCTCGTAACCACAGATGAGGTCATACACTATGTTCCTTCCTTTCATTGGCATGACGTCGCGTTAAAATCGGATCTCGAGAAGGAACTGAGAGTCGTTGTTCACTTGGAGAACAACGCTAATCTCAGCGCGTTCGCGGAGCGTACATTTTTCCATCACGAAACGGATAATTTGCTTTGCGTGACCTTTTATTCAGGCATTGGACTAGGCATGATGATTAACCAAGCTTTTTTCCGAGGGCAAGATGGATTTGCCGGCGAGATCGGCCATATGATTCTCGTGCCTGGCGGTCACAGCTGCAATTGCGGCAATAAAGGCTGCTGGGAGAAATACGCTTCCGAGGCAAGTGTTTTTCAGCAATTGAGCTCAGATAAGAATGGCGCTCCCGTCACCTATGAGCAGATTCGCCAATGGCTGAAGGAAGGGGATCCCGCTGTACAGGAAGCTATGAAAGCCTATATGTATTACCTGTCCATCGGGTTAAACAACATTATTAATATTTATAATCCAGAGGTCATCGTGCTCGATAGCGAGTTATTGCGTCTGTATGAGAACCCCTTGGACGAGATCCGTCAGCATATGCATTCTCGAATCTGCCATTACCGTGAGATGAAATTATCCTCATCCGGCAAACAGTCTTGTGTTCTTGGCGCATGCGCTCTGGCCATTCAGAAATTTCTCCAAGTGCCCACCTTGAATTTACACAGGGAATAGCAACAAGCAACCCAAAAAACTCTCCCTGAACGGCTTAGGTCTGTTCAGGGAGAGTTTTTGCTTGCAGACGATTCATAAGCATGAAGGATGGACGCCAGCAAGCCGGGAAATCGTCCCTCCAGATCCGCGCTGCGAAGCGATATGAGCCTTAGCGTTCCGCAGCTTCGCACATTGACCACTCCCGCTTCCCGAAGCGTTCGAATATGATGCGACAGCGTCGACTTCGCAATGGGCAAGTCAAAGTCGCCGCAGCTGCATTCCTCAGCTGCCTTCAGCTTGGCAATGATCATCAGCCGCAGCGGATCGCTTAAAGCATATAAAACAGCCGACAGATGTATATCCTCTGGCGCCGGATGAAGCAGCACTTTCATCGAAAGCACCCCATTTCAGGTTAGATAATTGCATTATAGCATAACACATGCTATGATTCTAAAGTTCGATAACTATCGAACTTTAAACCACGGAGGTGCACCACATGAAAAGCATACCGGCTTCCAGCAGCGCCATTGCCACGGAGCAGTCCTTTGCCCTGAAAGAAAATCTCGTCACAGCGATGCTTGGCTTGACTATTGTTCTCGTCATCATGAACACCATGATGTTTAATCTGGCATTGCCAGCCATTTCGCAGCAATTCCAGCTGACCGCATCCTCAACCTCGTGGATTGTGACAGGCTATTCCATCGTATTCGCCATTTCTTCTATTACTTACAGCCGTCTGGCTGATTTTATCCCGATCCGAAGACTGTTCATCATCGGCCTGTTGTCGCTCGGCATAGCGGCGATTATCGGCTTATTCAGCAACGGCTTCATGATGCTGATTATGGTGAGGCTCCTGCAAGCCTCAGGCGCGGGCTCTATTCCTTCACTGTCCCTCGTGCTGATCTCCAGGTATATCCCATTGGAGCGTCGAGGCAAAGCCATGGCTCTTATCATGTCATCCGTCTCGCTGGGACTTGGCTTCGGCCCCGTTGCCGGCGGAGCTATTGTACAATACTTGGGCTGGCAGCTCCTATTCGCTGTAACGGCGATTACCGTATTGCTTGTTCCGCTCTTCTTCAAGCTTATTCCCAAGGAATCCGCGAAGGAGGGCACCTTCGACGCATTAGGCGCTTTGCTTATAGGCATAGGCACAACAGGACTACTTCTCTTCCTGACCAACCAATCGTGGCTTGCGCTTGCTGTCGGGCTGCTCACGCTCATCCTGTTCATCCTGCGCATCCGTACGGCCAGCCATCCATTCGTGCTGCCTGCCCTCTTCCACAATCGATCCTATCTGATTCTGGGCGCGGTCGGCATTGCCGCTTATTTATGCAGCTTCGCCACGTTATATCTCATGCCCCAAATACTCGTCAAACAGTATGGGCTTAGCGCCATAGGTGCGGGATTGGTCGTATTCCCAGGCTCTATTCTGGCGATCCTCTTCTCCAGACGTGTGGGGCAATATATCGATGCTCGCGGGAACAGCTCCATCATCCGTTATATGCCATATGTCTTGCTGGGCTCCGTTGTGCTGTTTGCTCTGTTCCAGGGCGTATCCTACTGGGCTATATTATTGATCTACATGCTGCTTAGCACCAGCTTCACCATCTTGACGAGCGGCGTATCCAACGAGATGTCGCGACTCTTGAAGCCATCGCAGCTTGGCTCGGGTCTCGGGCTGTTCCAGCTGCTTCAGTTTTTCAGCGGCGCGTTCGGCGTCGCCCTGTCGGCCAGCGCCCTGATCTGGCAGAGCAAGCTTACTCTTGCTCAGGCCTACAGCAACATTTATTGGGGATTATCGCTTGTCGTAGCCGTTGCTATCGTATGCTCCATTGTCTATTCCCGCTTACGAGCAGCGTCGCCTATTACCGGGAAATAAACATCGAAAAGAACCTTGCATACGTTAAGCAAGGTTCTTTCCTGTCCGCGCTTTAGCCAAGCGATCGCGCTACACGGAAGCCGCAATTCCCTGTTGAGCTGTCTGGCGTATTGGAGCTTCGCGCCGCCACCCTGTAACGGTTGCAGTAGGAGCGATGGCATAAATACGAGCCTCCGCGCATGGAGCGCTTTTCTGTTTTTTTGGTGTAATGAGGATTTTTGGCAGGCGTCACTTGATGATAGGCGGGAGTGAAGCCATCAGAGCACCATTCCCACACGTTCCCGGATACATTATACAATCCATAGCCGTTCGGCTCGTACGCATCTACCGGCGCAGTACCGACGTAGCCGTCGCTTGCATTATTTTTGACCGGGAACTTACCTTGCCAAATATTGCATTGATGCTTCCCATCCTGCTTGAGCAGATCTCCCCAGGGGTACGTTTTTCTCTCCAGCCCCCCGCGCGCGGCATATTCCCATTCCGCTTCCGTCGGAAGCCGAACCCCGGCCCACTCGCAATAAGCTTGGGCATCATTCCACGAAATATGAATAACGGGATGATTCATTCGCTCCGAGATGCTGGAATCAGAGCCCTCAGGGGCCGCCCAGTATGCACCGTGAACAACAAGCCACCATGGAACAGCTTGAGGCACATTCGCCACCATCGCCTTCGTCTCCTCAGACACTAACAGATGGAACACATAGGACCAGCCGAAGCGTTCCGCTTCCGTTATATATCCCGTT
This genomic window contains:
- a CDS encoding LarC family nickel insertion protein: MKTLYIDCFSGISGDMFIGALLDAGGSLSLLQEELNKLQISDEFKLKRDTVVKNGITAVKFDVELLQQANKDAQKHEHSHHHDHAHSHEHTHSHHHDHGHSHEHTHSHHHDHGHSHEHTHSHHHDHGHSHEHTHSHHHHHDHRAYKDIVRLIEDSALEDKVKQTALAIFRKIGEAEGKIHGIALEHVHFHEVGAVDSIVDIVGAAILIHQLQISKVVCSAVPVGMGKIRIDHGIYPVPAPATLEMLKGIPIEHSHIRAELTTPTGAAIVAVLGESFGPLPSLKVESIGYGAGTKTFQEQPNVLRVMIGE
- the larB gene encoding nickel pincer cofactor biosynthesis protein LarB — protein: MLENILRQVQNGSMSVEDATKQLAPFENLGFAKVDHHRKQRQGFPEIVYGENKTAEQIIGIARALQAQNNEVLITRITPDKAEAIQNVCPSYVYDNTSRLLYWKNSEQAGVDRKGYIAVIAAGTSDISVAEEAAVTAEVLGSKVHRFYDVGVAGIHRLLHHAEDIQQATVSVVVAGMEGALASVVGGLVAHPVIAVPTSVGYGASFNGLSALLTMLNSCASGISVVNIDNGFGGGYNAALIHQLIHRGNA
- a CDS encoding gluconokinase, translating into MSTYVMGLDIGTTSVKACLFNKVGHLVSEAERMIESEYPQQGWVQQDAVKIERLTVQAVNEAISKAAIDREHLIAVGFSAAMHSLVPVDEQGQPLSAAFIWSDGRGTEQVDRMTEEQRCRLYAKTGTPIHPMTPFMKLLWMQEEMIETYRQAAFFMSIKEYILYCWFGQRIIDYSMASATGLFNPYTLEWDEEMLELAGISVDQLSAIVPPTTVLGELKVDIAEEMGIAPSVPFVIGAADGQLSNLGTGALLAGEVAVTVGTSGAIRQFSREAKVSQRGETFCYSFSEDSYIIGGPTNNGGIALQWLKQLLNDSGSYEGFLAEAEHTPPGAEGLLFLPYINGERAPLWNQKARGNFFGMTMTHTKAHYVRAVLEGITFNLYQIGQVLEKLAGPPKQIYVSGGLARSPIWLQMMADVFDAAIYVSENHHSSAWGAAWTALVGIGAEERFEDIKHNIPMGQAVLPNDEVSRKYKEIYRKYEELAASLTPLF
- the larE gene encoding ATP-dependent sacrificial sulfur transferase LarE, with translation MTRDKYVGLQEILREMGSVVVAFSGGVDSTFLLKAAVETLGAQHVLAVTADSETYPTSELKEAERLAELIGVRHEVISTSELAIPGYAENNKNRCYFCKSSLFDHLLPLLEERGFSNIVYGVIADDMNEHRPGMQAAKERGIRGPLLEAGLFKEEIRELSSAFGLPTWNKPSFACLSSRIAYGETITNEKLQKVERAEAYLKSLQIRQVRVRTHQDIARIEVEPGDMAAVLSNHEAIVERLQAYGYKYVTLDLLGYRSGSMNKALNL
- a CDS encoding SDR family oxidoreductase; this translates as MVNLFDLTGKTAVVVGGNGVLGSSMAAGLAAHGAQVAIVGRNYEKAVAVAEEIAAAGGSAQAFQADVGSKESLGQLSLAIEDWAGGCDILVNAPGKNSPTPFFELEMEEWDDIMDVNLKGVVLTCQVFAKRMIEQGRRGSIINISSVSSTTPLSRVFTYSVSKAGLNSVTQFLAREFAEQGVRVNAIIPGFFPAEQNRKILSEDRVASIMRHTPMNRFGTPEELQGAAVWLASDKASGFVTGTLVRVDGGFGSMTI
- a CDS encoding lactate racemase domain-containing protein produces the protein MGILQELVKDIPIPRMAKVKVNFDETKIEDLAAELLPKLQRNAISEKIWPGMEIAIAVGSRGLDRLVEITAVTVKFLQDAGAKPFIVPSMGSHGGATAEGQREVLAHLGITRETVGCEIRSSMEVVQIGELPNGLPVYVDQFAAAADGMVVINRIKPHTAFRGTVESGMMKMISIGLGKQKGAEACHQLGFKYMAENVPAMAKMIMAHKPLLFGVASVENAFDKVAIIETMTPEEIVEYEPALLVKAKVLLPKLYFDQLDVLIIDEIGKNISGDGMDPNITGRYPTPYAHGGPDVNKMAVLDVTPQSEGNANGVGTADFTTQRLVDKMDREKTYANGLTSTVVAPTKIATTLPNDRETIQASIKTCNILHFEQVRMVRIKNTLELGVIEVSEALLDEVRRHPKMEVIQDCYELEFNQEGNLF
- a CDS encoding ROK family transcriptional regulator, producing the protein MATGDASYIKKMNRSLIIKHILQEGMISRAELAKATNLTRATISAQVSDLLDEGLVIEKNTEYNLVGRKPIMLSIHAEAGYALGIDLERNRISFALANLQGSIVATETIPLESTMYEHILKQLLASIRAYQERYASCRYGIIGIVIGIHGLVTTDEVIHYVPSFHWHDVALKSDLEKELRVVVHLENNANLSAFAERTFFHHETDNLLCVTFYSGIGLGMMINQAFFRGQDGFAGEIGHMILVPGGHSCNCGNKGCWEKYASEASVFQQLSSDKNGAPVTYEQIRQWLKEGDPAVQEAMKAYMYYLSIGLNNIINIYNPEVIVLDSELLRLYENPLDEIRQHMHSRICHYREMKLSSSGKQSCVLGACALAIQKFLQVPTLNLHRE
- a CDS encoding helix-turn-helix domain-containing protein; its protein translation is MKVLLHPAPEDIHLSAVLYALSDPLRLMIIAKLKAAEECSCGDFDLPIAKSTLSHHIRTLREAGVVNVRSCGTLRLISLRSADLEGRFPGLLASILHAYESSASKNSP
- a CDS encoding MFS transporter; translation: MKSIPASSSAIATEQSFALKENLVTAMLGLTIVLVIMNTMMFNLALPAISQQFQLTASSTSWIVTGYSIVFAISSITYSRLADFIPIRRLFIIGLLSLGIAAIIGLFSNGFMMLIMVRLLQASGAGSIPSLSLVLISRYIPLERRGKAMALIMSSVSLGLGFGPVAGGAIVQYLGWQLLFAVTAITVLLVPLFFKLIPKESAKEGTFDALGALLIGIGTTGLLLFLTNQSWLALAVGLLTLILFILRIRTASHPFVLPALFHNRSYLILGAVGIAAYLCSFATLYLMPQILVKQYGLSAIGAGLVVFPGSILAILFSRRVGQYIDARGNSSIIRYMPYVLLGSVVLFALFQGVSYWAILLIYMLLSTSFTILTSGVSNEMSRLLKPSQLGSGLGLFQLLQFFSGAFGVALSASALIWQSKLTLAQAYSNIYWGLSLVVAVAIVCSIVYSRLRAASPITGK
- a CDS encoding formylglycine-generating enzyme family protein codes for the protein MVTIPAGEFMMGTDSPEGFPADGEGPARMVAMDAFQISPYAVTNADFKAFVDATGYITEAERFGWSYVFHLLVSEETKAMVANVPQAVPWWLVVHGAYWAAPEGSDSSISERMNHPVIHISWNDAQAYCEWAGVRLPTEAEWEYAARGGLERKTYPWGDLLKQDGKHQCNIWQGKFPVKNNASDGYVGTAPVDAYEPNGYGLYNVSGNVWEWCSDGFTPAYHQVTPAKNPHYTKKTEKRSMRGGSYLCHRSYCNRYRVAARSSNTPDSSTGNCGFRVARSLG